A window from Gossypium raimondii isolate GPD5lz chromosome 7, ASM2569854v1, whole genome shotgun sequence encodes these proteins:
- the LOC105791170 gene encoding uncharacterized protein LOC105791170 — protein sequence MTSFSGLSIGLSLVFGCLLLALVAELYYLLWWKKRIISSQVEDDYNNYAKELVQLFCWKKSASLHASTAANNNNNQGLVKNKDSNSVEPDLELGSSRSLLVKGFGEEDVESELMRLHNLAGPPRFLFTIKEETKEDLESEDGRSRGEKSRKGSRTGSLSDLMLTVDTPLSPLASPPLKSPPLNPFDSYHRNGFNPLFESSTDAELNKLRSSPPPKFKFLRDAEEKLLERLMLEAEKRVQRNGGSIQNCGVKAANNTPILTEDIQGSFLKFIVGKNGTPLQYLPQCPSCSSQILPLDSC from the coding sequence ATGACATCTTTCAGTGGGTTAAGCATTGGTTTAAGTTTGGTTTTTGGTTGTCTTCTACTGGCTCTTGTTGCAGAGCTTTACTATTTGCTTTGGTGGAAGAAGAGAATTATCAGCTCACAAGTTGAAGATGATTACAACAACTACGCAAAGGAGCTCGTTCAACTCTTCTGCTGGAAAAAATCTGCTTCTTTGCATGCATCCACCGCTgccaacaacaacaataatcaAGGTTTAGTTAAAAACAAAGATAGCAATAGTGTTGAACCAGACTTGGAACTTGGCTCAAGCAGGAGTTTGCTGGTGAAGGGTTTTGGAGAAGAGGATGTAGAATCAGAGCTCATGAGACTACACAATCTGGCAGGTCCACCCAGATTTCTCTTCACAATCAAGGAGGAAACAAAGGAAGATTTGGAGTCTGAAGATGGCAGGTCTAGAGGTGAGAAGAGCAGAAAAGGATCCAGAACAGGGAGCTTGAGTGATCTTATGTTAACTGTTGACACTCCTCTTAGTCCTTTGGCTTCTCCACCATTGAAGTCTCCTCCTTTGAACCCCTTTGATTCTTATCACCGCAATGGATTCAATCCCCTCTTTGAATCATCCACAGATGCAGAGTTAAACAAGCTTAGATCTTCACCTCCTCCAAAATTCAAGTTCTTAAGGGATGCAGAAGAGAAACTTTTAGAAAGATTGATGCTAGAAGCTGAGAAAAGGGTACAAAGAAATGGTGGTTCCATTCAAAACTGTGGTGTTAAAGCTGCCAACAACACACCAATTTTAACAGAAGACATACAAGGGTCTTTCCTTAAATTCATTGTTGGAAAGAATGGAACACCTCTCCAATATTTACCACAGTGCCCTTCATGTTCCTCTCAGATATTGCCATTGGATTCCTGCTAG